From Streptomyces sp. TLI_053, a single genomic window includes:
- a CDS encoding ABC transporter family substrate-binding protein → MGRPLYHRTALLAGLTAVSLSLTLCSCGPGNSSGADARALPSSLETPKLTAVDINPHERAELRQGGTLRVAVAQYSTQWSPVQTDGGESSTIAVTKPLLPTFFRSDAAGTQTPNPAYLQDAHSEQRDGRQVVVWTLNPKAHWSDGAPITWRDIEANWRALNGKDPAYRSASSTGFELVSAVERGKDDFQAVMTFERPFSEWQSMFNGAANAPLLPASRISTPELFNTSYLEAIPVTAGPFKVERMDRAAQTVTLVADPAWWGDKPLLDRIVFRAMLPNTMAAAFNKGEIDLFNNGPDVAGYQLIRSTPGAAVRRAGGPDFRQFTLNGRSPALTDPSVRQAVFQAINRDVIARSDLAGLDWPTVTLNNHLLVANQNAYRDNSLGLSRYDPAEAVRKLDAAGWKLDGDVRRKDGKELNLRLVIPAGVTQAQNEAAVATGMLKEVGVKVTTVTANPNEYFDKYVNRRDFDIAAYSLLGTPFPASGNRANFVQNGGTNHSQSGSPSVDAALDRASAAGDAAGAFEAINQADAELWKVAGVLPLYQRPQLYGSRADLANIGAQGLSDIVWENVGFQK, encoded by the coding sequence ATGGGCCGCCCCCTGTACCACCGCACGGCCCTGCTCGCCGGTCTCACCGCCGTCTCGCTCTCGCTGACGCTGTGCTCCTGCGGTCCCGGCAACAGCTCCGGAGCCGACGCCAGGGCCCTCCCCAGCTCGCTCGAGACGCCCAAGCTCACCGCCGTCGACATCAATCCGCACGAACGCGCCGAGCTGCGCCAGGGCGGCACCCTGCGGGTCGCGGTGGCCCAGTACTCCACCCAGTGGTCGCCGGTCCAGACCGACGGCGGCGAGTCGTCCACCATCGCCGTCACCAAGCCGCTGCTGCCGACCTTCTTCCGCTCCGACGCGGCCGGCACCCAGACCCCCAACCCGGCCTACCTCCAGGACGCGCACAGCGAGCAGCGGGACGGCCGGCAGGTGGTGGTCTGGACGCTCAACCCGAAGGCCCACTGGTCCGACGGCGCCCCGATCACCTGGCGCGACATCGAGGCCAACTGGCGGGCGCTGAACGGCAAGGACCCGGCCTACCGGTCGGCCAGCAGCACCGGCTTCGAGCTGGTCTCGGCGGTCGAGCGCGGCAAGGACGACTTCCAGGCCGTGATGACCTTCGAGCGGCCGTTCTCCGAGTGGCAGTCGATGTTCAACGGGGCCGCCAACGCCCCGCTGCTGCCCGCGAGCCGGATCTCCACCCCCGAGCTCTTCAACACCTCCTACCTGGAGGCCATCCCGGTCACCGCGGGCCCGTTCAAGGTGGAGCGGATGGACCGGGCGGCACAGACCGTCACCCTGGTCGCCGACCCGGCCTGGTGGGGCGACAAGCCGCTGCTGGACCGGATCGTCTTCCGCGCGATGCTGCCCAACACGATGGCCGCCGCCTTCAACAAGGGCGAGATCGACCTGTTCAACAACGGCCCGGACGTGGCCGGCTACCAGCTGATCCGCAGCACCCCCGGGGCCGCCGTCCGCCGGGCCGGCGGGCCCGACTTCCGCCAGTTCACCCTGAACGGCCGCAGCCCGGCGCTCACCGATCCCTCCGTCCGCCAGGCCGTGTTCCAGGCGATCAACCGGGACGTCATCGCCCGCTCCGACCTGGCCGGGCTCGACTGGCCCACCGTCACCCTCAACAACCACCTGCTGGTGGCCAACCAGAACGCCTACCGGGACAACTCCCTCGGCCTCAGCCGCTACGACCCGGCCGAGGCCGTGCGCAAGCTCGACGCGGCCGGCTGGAAGCTCGACGGCGACGTCCGCCGCAAGGACGGCAAGGAGCTCAATCTGCGGCTGGTCATCCCCGCCGGGGTCACCCAGGCGCAGAACGAGGCCGCCGTCGCGACCGGCATGCTCAAGGAGGTCGGGGTGAAGGTCACCACGGTCACCGCCAACCCCAACGAGTACTTCGACAAGTACGTCAACCGGCGGGACTTCGACATCGCCGCCTACTCGCTGCTCGGCACGCCGTTCCCGGCCAGCGGCAACCGGGCCAACTTCGTCCAGAACGGCGGCACCAACCACTCCCAGTCCGGCAGCCCCTCCGTCGACGCCGCACTCGACCGGGCCTCCGCCGCGGGCGACGCGGCCGGCGCCTTCGAGGCCATCAACCAGGCCGACGCCGAACTGTGGAAGGTGGCCGGAGTGCTGCCGCTCTACCAGCGCCCGCAGCTGTACGGGAGCCGCGCCGACCTCGCCAACATCGGCGCCCAGGGCCTGTCCGACATCGTCTGGGAGAACGTCGGCTTCCAGAAGTGA
- a CDS encoding DUF6113 family protein, which translates to MTATDARPARRSIPAALLGSRDERLKEPQPPRVARIAAYVLFFLLGIAVSICGAFVQALWPPVGVLLALAATAATFYGGLRVTGTRLGAGVPAAGWFLALLLVMVPRPEGDNVLWTNATSLCWLFVGSILGVICATLPTRAGWFPGVPGPPRRP; encoded by the coding sequence ATGACCGCGACCGACGCCCGGCCCGCGCGCCGTTCGATCCCGGCGGCGCTGCTCGGCAGCCGGGACGAGCGGCTGAAGGAGCCCCAGCCCCCGCGCGTCGCACGGATCGCGGCTTATGTCCTGTTCTTCCTGCTGGGCATCGCGGTGTCGATCTGCGGAGCATTTGTGCAGGCCTTGTGGCCGCCCGTGGGAGTCCTGCTGGCACTCGCCGCCACCGCCGCCACCTTCTACGGCGGCCTGCGGGTGACCGGCACCCGGCTCGGCGCGGGGGTCCCGGCGGCCGGCTGGTTCCTGGCCCTGCTGCTGGTGATGGTGCCCCGCCCGGAGGGGGACAACGTGCTCTGGACCAATGCCACGTCGCTCTGCTGGCTGTTCGTCGGCTCGATCCTCGGCGTGATCTGCGCCACCCTGCCGACCCGCGCCGGCTGGTTCCCCGGCGTTCCGGGGCCGCCGCGCCGCCCCTGA